The following proteins are encoded in a genomic region of Corynebacterium atypicum:
- the hrpB gene encoding ATP-dependent helicase HrpB: MAYPFDLEKIGAGLPVAQSIPQIVRELRQSRRCIVEAPPGTGKTTLVPPAVANLVAEDAARGQKTGAPGRVIVTGPRRLAVRAAADRLRQLSAGSVGGTNTADTSAAITSDAARARKRHGLVGHRMHGDSVAGTAVEFVTPAVLVRMLLSDPALDGVSAIILDEVHERQLDTDLALAFAAELAELREDLYLLVMSATLPAEGFSRVLPGAPVVSTPAVTHPTEVSYHPHPGRMSTEPRRRAAFWAHLAQLADAAVARTGHSALVFAPGAREVDEVAYLCQTRAFRLHGRLSAAEQRAAMSEGSGPRVVVATSIAESALTVPGVRVVVDSGMSRVPRRDAERGMQGLVTVSETQATAEQRAGRAGREGPGLVLRAFSAQDYRHFDADITPEITTTELTQAALWMAEWGTPLGVGLKLLTPPPRAGLDTAGEVLLRLGAVEADGSITELGRRLARLPLDPRLGRALLALGEPAAEALAALAAGLPGDLARASAPRSEVRRLERLSWDASAACGAVHARSSGAGSARRNSAERTAGLAVALAYPERVARREGNTDQYLLAGGSRAQLPADLGLSGARWLAIGEVTRVGSPSSAGRAGATIRSAARIDEADALGSIGVTERYSVDWAASKLQARKVLSTGAIELSSTPTRVTAQQAAPAIAQAIAREGLELFAPSAKARALIERLRFLHAQVGAPWPDPAAVDPFGWLGPELDQLARGKSPGSIDLYPALQRLLPWPEATRLDELAPARLQVPSGSHPRVDYSTGVPVVRVKLQECFGLAQSPTCAGVPVQFRLLSPAGRDLAITSDLASFWAGPYHQVRSEMRGRYPKHPWPDDPWNAQATARTKRRS; the protein is encoded by the coding sequence ATGGCTTATCCTTTTGACCTTGAGAAGATCGGCGCCGGTCTTCCCGTTGCACAGTCCATCCCCCAGATCGTGCGCGAGTTGCGGCAGTCGCGCCGCTGCATCGTCGAGGCCCCGCCGGGCACCGGTAAGACGACTCTGGTGCCGCCCGCGGTGGCCAACCTCGTCGCCGAGGATGCGGCGCGCGGGCAGAAAACCGGCGCCCCGGGCAGGGTCATCGTCACCGGTCCGCGCAGGCTTGCCGTGCGCGCTGCCGCCGACCGGCTGCGACAGTTAAGCGCGGGCTCTGTAGGGGGCACCAACACCGCCGATACTTCCGCCGCTATTACTTCCGACGCCGCGCGGGCGCGGAAGCGACACGGGCTCGTCGGCCACCGGATGCACGGCGACTCGGTGGCCGGCACCGCGGTGGAGTTTGTCACCCCGGCGGTGCTGGTGCGCATGTTGCTTTCCGATCCGGCGCTCGACGGGGTCAGCGCGATCATCCTCGACGAGGTTCACGAGCGTCAGCTGGATACGGATCTGGCTCTGGCCTTCGCCGCGGAGCTCGCCGAGCTTCGCGAGGACCTCTACCTGCTGGTTATGTCCGCCACCCTGCCCGCCGAGGGGTTTTCTCGCGTGCTTCCCGGCGCGCCCGTGGTGTCGACCCCGGCGGTGACCCACCCGACCGAGGTGAGTTACCACCCCCACCCGGGGCGGATGTCCACCGAGCCTCGGCGGCGCGCGGCGTTCTGGGCGCACCTGGCTCAGCTTGCCGACGCCGCGGTGGCGCGCACGGGGCACTCCGCGCTCGTCTTCGCCCCCGGGGCCCGCGAGGTCGACGAGGTTGCTTACCTCTGCCAGACCAGGGCTTTCCGTCTGCATGGCCGGTTATCCGCGGCAGAGCAGCGCGCGGCGATGTCCGAGGGCTCCGGGCCGCGCGTGGTGGTGGCGACGTCTATCGCGGAGTCTGCGCTGACCGTGCCCGGGGTGCGGGTGGTGGTCGACTCTGGGATGTCGCGGGTTCCGCGCCGCGACGCCGAGCGTGGAATGCAGGGGCTGGTGACGGTCTCAGAGACGCAGGCCACGGCCGAGCAGCGCGCGGGGCGCGCCGGCCGCGAGGGCCCGGGCCTGGTGTTGCGTGCGTTTTCCGCGCAGGACTACCGCCACTTTGATGCCGATATCACGCCGGAGATCACGACCACGGAACTCACCCAGGCGGCGCTGTGGATGGCCGAGTGGGGCACGCCGCTCGGCGTCGGGCTGAAGCTGCTCACCCCGCCGCCGCGGGCTGGTCTCGACACCGCGGGCGAGGTCTTGTTGCGGCTCGGCGCGGTCGAGGCAGACGGCTCGATCACCGAGCTTGGGCGTCGGCTCGCCCGGCTGCCATTAGATCCGCGGCTAGGAAGGGCTCTTTTGGCGCTGGGCGAACCGGCAGCCGAGGCCTTGGCTGCCCTCGCCGCCGGGCTGCCCGGAGATCTCGCCCGGGCGAGCGCGCCGCGCAGCGAGGTGCGCCGCCTGGAGCGGCTTTCTTGGGACGCTTCGGCTGCCTGCGGGGCCGTCCACGCGCGATCGAGTGGGGCTGGCTCCGCGCGCCGCAACTCGGCGGAGCGGACCGCGGGGCTGGCGGTTGCGCTCGCTTATCCGGAGCGGGTGGCGCGCCGCGAAGGCAACACCGACCAGTACCTGCTGGCGGGTGGGTCGCGGGCGCAGCTGCCCGCGGACCTAGGCCTGAGCGGGGCCCGGTGGCTTGCCATCGGTGAGGTCACCCGGGTGGGCTCGCCGAGCAGCGCGGGTCGCGCCGGCGCGACCATCCGCTCGGCGGCGCGGATCGACGAGGCGGACGCCCTAGGCTCCATCGGGGTGACCGAGCGCTACTCGGTGGACTGGGCCGCGAGCAAGCTGCAGGCTCGCAAGGTGCTCAGCACCGGGGCGATCGAGCTGTCCAGTACCCCCACCAGGGTGACGGCCCAGCAGGCCGCCCCGGCGATCGCCCAGGCGATTGCCCGCGAGGGCCTCGAACTTTTCGCGCCGTCGGCGAAGGCTCGGGCGCTGATCGAGCGCCTGCGTTTCCTCCACGCGCAGGTGGGTGCGCCGTGGCCGGACCCCGCGGCCGTCGACCCGTTCGGCTGGCTCGGCCCCGAGCTCGACCAGCTGGCCCGAGGGAAAAGCCCGGGCTCCATCGACCTCTACCCCGCGCTCCAGCGGCTTTTGCCCTGGCCGGAAGCCACCCGACTGGACGAGCTCGCCCCGGCGCGCCTGCAGGTGCCCAGCGGCTCGCACCCCAGGGTGGACTACTCCACCGGGGTCCCGGTGGTGCGCGTCAAGCTCCAAGAGTGCTTTGGGCTAGCCCAGTCGCCGACGTGTGCGGGGGTTCCCGTGCAATTTCGGCTGCTTTCGCCCGCCGGCCGCGACCTGGCTATCACCAGCGACCTCGCGAGCTTCTGGGCCGGGCCCTACCACCAGGTGCGCTCCGAGATGCGCGGGCGGTACCCCAAGCACCCTTGGCCTGACGATCCTTGGAACGCCCAGGCGACGGCGCGCACCAAGCGCCGCAGCTAG